One genomic window of Cupriavidus malaysiensis includes the following:
- a CDS encoding flavin-dependent oxidoreductase, translating into MKIAIAGGGIGGLVLALMCHRRGIEAEVWEASETLRPLGVGINLLPHAVRELAELGLQDALAEIAVETASLSYYNKLGQRIWHEPRGRAAGYDWPQFSVHRGEFQMLLHRVAVERLGAARVHTGHAFEAVLDTGERRRGPGEAATFRLRRRADQAEVLAQADVLVGADGIHSAVRRHFYPEGDLPRFSRRMLWRAVTESAPYLDGRSMFMAGHQDQKFVAYPISEPLRRQGRSLVNWIAELRVPDHVDDTPPRSDWNKQVDKSVFREAFAGWRWDWIDIPALIDGAAAIYEFPMVDKDPLPRWTFGRVTLLGDAAHPMYPIGSNGSAQAILDARHLVDCLAGSTDVAYALREYEAERLPRTAGIVLRNRLNGPEQVMQLAEERAPAGFAEIGQVIAHSELEAIALRYKQLAGFDRQSLQGGGR; encoded by the coding sequence ATGAAGATCGCCATCGCGGGCGGCGGCATCGGCGGGCTGGTGCTGGCGCTGATGTGCCATCGCCGCGGCATCGAGGCCGAGGTGTGGGAAGCCAGCGAGACCCTGCGTCCGCTCGGCGTGGGCATCAACCTGCTGCCGCACGCCGTGCGCGAGCTGGCCGAGCTGGGCCTGCAGGACGCGCTGGCCGAGATCGCCGTCGAGACCGCTTCCCTGTCCTACTACAACAAGCTGGGCCAGCGCATCTGGCACGAGCCGCGCGGGCGCGCGGCCGGCTACGACTGGCCGCAGTTCTCGGTCCACCGCGGCGAGTTCCAGATGCTGCTGCACCGCGTCGCGGTGGAGCGGCTGGGCGCCGCGCGCGTGCACACCGGACATGCGTTCGAAGCGGTGCTCGATACCGGCGAACGCCGGCGCGGACCGGGCGAGGCGGCGACCTTCCGCCTGCGCCGCCGCGCCGACCAGGCCGAGGTGCTGGCCCAGGCCGATGTGCTGGTCGGCGCCGACGGCATCCACTCGGCGGTGCGCCGCCACTTCTATCCCGAGGGCGACCTGCCGCGCTTCTCGCGCCGCATGCTGTGGCGCGCGGTCACCGAGTCCGCGCCCTACCTGGATGGACGCTCGATGTTCATGGCCGGCCACCAGGACCAGAAGTTCGTCGCCTACCCGATCTCCGAACCGCTGCGCCGCCAGGGCCGCTCGCTGGTGAACTGGATCGCGGAACTGCGCGTGCCGGACCACGTGGACGACACGCCGCCGCGCAGCGACTGGAACAAGCAGGTCGACAAGTCCGTGTTCCGCGAGGCCTTCGCCGGCTGGCGCTGGGACTGGATCGACATCCCGGCCCTGATCGACGGCGCCGCGGCCATCTATGAATTCCCCATGGTGGACAAGGACCCGCTGCCGCGCTGGACCTTCGGCCGCGTCACCCTGCTGGGCGACGCCGCGCACCCGATGTACCCGATCGGCTCGAACGGCAGCGCCCAGGCCATCCTGGACGCGCGCCACCTGGTCGACTGCCTGGCGGGCAGCACCGATGTCGCCTACGCGCTGCGCGAGTACGAGGCCGAGCGCCTGCCGCGCACCGCCGGCATCGTGCTGCGCAACCGCCTCAACGGCCCCGAGCAGGTGATGCAGCTGGCCGAGGAGCGCGCGCCCGCCGGCTTCGCCGAGATCGGGCAGGTGATCGCGCACAGCGAGCTGGAAGCCATCGCGCTGCGCTACAAGCAGCTTGCCGGCTTCGACCGCCAGTCGCTGCAGGGCGGCGGCCGCTGA
- a CDS encoding LysR family transcriptional regulator has translation MSLSLEQLQAFVAAAECGSFSAAARRLGKAQSVVSTAVANLEIDLGNALFDRSGRYPVPTPAGERLLAEAKVILERCEHFRGVAASLGEGVETRLVLAVDELYPEETLGVMLEEFSTRFPAVELELLFPLMEDVSRLVSEGCADLGIMWRQEVLPPALAFHGLGWVPMQILCAPDHALAGQRVGWEELKRYRQLMVATRSDSEEKMRLRVAADVWWVESQWVIVELVKRRLGWAFVPWHVAANSPAAAALVSPALDFDEQDWPVAMELVWHKQRPLGKAAAWLKQRICRQPLPRPAALPRRQAG, from the coding sequence ATGAGTCTTTCACTCGAACAATTGCAGGCCTTTGTCGCTGCGGCCGAATGCGGCTCCTTCTCGGCCGCCGCGCGCCGCCTGGGCAAGGCCCAGTCCGTGGTCAGCACGGCGGTCGCCAATCTCGAGATCGACCTGGGCAATGCCTTGTTCGACCGCAGCGGCCGCTATCCCGTGCCGACCCCGGCCGGTGAACGCCTGCTGGCCGAGGCCAAGGTGATCCTGGAGCGCTGCGAGCATTTCCGTGGTGTGGCCGCGAGCCTGGGCGAGGGGGTCGAGACCCGGCTGGTACTGGCAGTGGACGAGCTCTACCCGGAGGAGACCCTGGGAGTCATGCTGGAGGAGTTCTCGACGCGCTTCCCCGCGGTCGAACTCGAACTGCTGTTCCCGCTGATGGAGGACGTGAGCCGCCTGGTCAGCGAAGGCTGCGCCGACCTGGGCATCATGTGGCGGCAGGAAGTGCTGCCGCCGGCGCTGGCCTTCCATGGCCTGGGCTGGGTGCCGATGCAGATCCTGTGCGCGCCGGACCATGCGCTGGCGGGGCAGCGCGTCGGCTGGGAAGAACTCAAGCGGTACCGCCAGCTGATGGTGGCGACGCGCAGCGACAGCGAGGAGAAGATGCGCCTGCGCGTGGCCGCCGACGTGTGGTGGGTGGAAAGCCAATGGGTCATCGTGGAACTGGTCAAGCGCCGGCTCGGCTGGGCCTTCGTGCCATGGCACGTCGCCGCCAACTCGCCGGCCGCGGCGGCACTGGTGTCGCCCGCGCTCGATTTCGACGAGCAGGACTGGCCGGTGGCGATGGAGCTGGTGTGGCACAAGCAGCGTCCGCTGGGCAAGGCCGCGG
- a CDS encoding PACE efflux transporter has product MRTPMDRIRHTVGFELIGLLIFAPLASWVFGYGLPQMGLMAVVASAIAAVWNYVYNLLFDKAMLRLTGQLRKSTAVRVLHAVLFELGLLVVFLPAVAWYLGISLLQALLMDIAVAIFYMVYAFFYNLAYDAVFPLESGQPDDAGADGTGKGGKAALG; this is encoded by the coding sequence ATGCGCACCCCCATGGACAGGATCCGGCATACGGTCGGCTTCGAGCTGATCGGCCTGCTGATCTTCGCGCCGCTGGCCAGCTGGGTGTTCGGCTACGGACTGCCCCAGATGGGCCTGATGGCCGTGGTCGCCTCGGCCATCGCCGCGGTATGGAACTACGTCTACAACCTGCTGTTCGACAAGGCCATGCTGCGCTTGACCGGGCAGCTGCGCAAATCGACGGCGGTCCGCGTGCTGCACGCCGTCCTGTTCGAACTCGGCCTGCTGGTGGTGTTCCTGCCGGCAGTGGCCTGGTACCTGGGCATCAGCCTGCTGCAGGCCCTGCTGATGGACATCGCGGTGGCGATCTTCTACATGGTCTACGCCTTCTTCTACAACCTCGCCTACGACGCGGTCTTCCCGCTGGAATCCGGCCAGCCGGACGATGCCGGCGCGGACGGCACAGGCAAGGGCGGCAAGGCCGCGCTCGGCTGA